The genomic window TCGTCGGACCGAGCGTCGCGTCGTACCGGATGGACGGCCGACTGTGGGCGCTACCGCTCGACGCCGCCACGCAGGTCGCCGCCACCCGTGTAGACCTGGCCGGTCGGCCACCACAACTGTGGTCCGAGGTGATCGCACTGTCGCATGTCGCGCCGGTGACGCTGTCGCTGGCGGGGCCGCACGCGCTGCTCACGTACCTGTCGATCTGCGTCGCGCTGGGCGAGGAGCCGGATGTGTTCACGCCGACGGCGACCGGTCGCCGAGCCCTCGACGTGATGACGGATCTGACCTCCCGCGCCCCGCGTCATTGCGTGGAGCTCGATCCGATCGGGCTGCTCGACGAGATGGTCTCGGACGACACCGTGGCGCATTGCCCGCTCGTCTACGGCTACGTGAACTATGCGTCCGTAACCCTGGACCGCCGCGTGACGTTCACCGATGCGCCGTCGGAATGGCTGGGCTCCCGGCCGGGTTCGACGATCGGTGGCACCGGCCTGGCGATCACTAACCGCTGCGACGTCACGCCGGACCTCCGGGCCCATCTCCAGTGGTTGCTGTCAGCAACTGCACAGGAATCCTTCATCCCTTCGCACTCCGGACAGCCTGCGGGGTTGAGTGCTTGGAGGTCGGACCAGGTCAACCGTCCGGTCGCGGACTTCTACCGGAACACGCTGGCGACGATCAGCTCGGCGTGGGTTCGGCCGCGCCGCCCCGGGTACATCGGTTTCCAATCCGCGGCGAGCGCAGTCATCCGGGACGTCGTCCACGGGGTCGTCTCGGCGAGCGCCGGTCTCGATCGGGTCGCGGCCTTGTGGAAGGGGATCGCCTCATGAGTGACGAAGTACTGTTCGAGCGGCGGGAACACGTCGCGATCATCACCCTCAACCGGCCGGCCAAGCTCAATGCGGTGACGGCCGAGATGTCCGACACGCTCGTGGAGCTGGCTCGCGAGTGCAACGAGTCCGACGACGTACGAGCCGTCGTCCTCACCGGCACCGGGCGGGCGTTCAGCGCCGGGTCGGACATTCGGGAGCTCGACAAGTACCCGACTCCGTGGGCGTTTCGCAACCGGGCCGATTACTGCGATTCGCTGAAGGTGCTGCGGAAACCGGTGGTTGCCGCGGTCAACGGCTTCGCGCTCGGTGGCGGACTCGAGACCGCACTGATCTGCGACATCCGGATCGCCTCCACGGCAGCGAGTTTCGCGGCCGCGGAGGTGAAACTCGGCTGGATCGGCGGCGGTGGGATGTCCGCGCTGCTGACCCACAACATCGGTCCGGGCAACGCCGCGCTGATGCTGATGACCGGCGACCCGATCGACGCGCAGCGCGCCTTGAGCTGGGGTCTGGTCAGCGAAGTGGTGGAGCCGGAGGCCTTGTTGCCGTCTGCGCTCAAGCTCGCCACCACGATCGCCTCCCGCGCGCCGATCGGCGTCGAGACCGCGAAGGCGAACGTGGCGGCGGCCCTGAACATGCCGCTCGAGCAGGCAGTGGCCTACGAACGCGACGTCCAGACGATCTGCTTCGCGACCCAGGACGCAACCGAAGGACGAGCGGCGTTCGCCGAGAAACGCGAGCCCCGGTTCAGCCGCGCCTAGGGCACGAGGTTGCGGCGGATCCAGTTTTCGACGCCGGCGACGTGGGACAGGGAGAGCGCGGCGGCGATGCTGGGCTGGCGGTCGCGGATCGCGAGGGCGATCGCGCGGTGTTCGCGCTGCGTCTGGTCGAAGGCGTTCTCCTGGGTGACGGCGCGCCAGCTCCGAGCCTGGTGGGTGCGGCCGGCGACGCTGTCGACGAAGGAGCAGAGCACCTTGTTGTTCGCCGCCGCCGCGATCCGGTGGTGGAACTCGAGGTCGTTGGCCACCAGTTCGGCGATCGAGCTGTCCGGGCCGACGGTTTCGAGCAGTTCCAGAAGCTCTGCCGCGTCCTCCGAGCTCATCAGCAGGGCGGCCTTCTCGGCGGCCATCGGTTCGAGTGCACGGCGTACCTCGAACAGGTCGAGGATGCTGGAGTCCTGGTGGAAGTCGATGATGAAGCTCATCGTCTCCAGCAGCAGATCGGGCGTCAGGCTGGTCACGTACGTACCGTCACCGCGCCGTACGTCGAGGATGCGCAGCATGGACAAGACGCTGACCGCCTCCCGCAGCGGGCTGCGGGAGATGCCGAGCTGCTCCGCGAGGTCCGCCTCGCGGGGCAGTTTGTCGCCCGGCTTGAGGCGGCCGTCGAGGATCATCGACTTGATCTTCTCGATCGCCACATCGGTCAGCGCCATCCAGCACCTCGCAGTCGTTGTGGACGAAGCCGTCAGTCTTTGGGACGAAGCCGTAGCGTAGCCATCCCGCCGTCGACGGCGAGCGCCGTACCCGCGGTGGAGCCCGACGACGGCCCGGCCAGGTAGACGATGGCGAGCGCGACCTCTTCCGCGGAGACCAGCCGGCCGTGCGGCTGGCGCGCGTCGAGCGCGGCCCGCTCCGCCTCCGGGTCCGGAGCGGCGTCGAGCAGGCGCTGTACCCACGGCGTCGCGGCCGTACCGGGGTTGACGCAGTTGACCCGGATGCCCTCGCGGAGGTGGTCCGCGGCCATCGCGAGCGTCAGCGACTGCACCGCGCCCTTGGTGGTCGAGTACAACGCCCGCTGCGGGATGCCGGTGGTCGCGGCGACCGACGCGACGTTCACGATCGCGGCGGCCGGCGACTCACGCAGGTACGGAAGCGTGGCGCGGCTGACGCGGACCGCGCCCATCACGTTGACGTCGAACACCTTGTGCCACTGGTCGTCCGGGTTGTCCTCGACCGTTCCCTGTGCGCCGATGCCGGCGTTGTTGACTACCACGTCGATCCGTCCGAAGGCCTCCACAACCTGGCCAACCGCCGTACGGACGCTCTCGTCGTCGGTCACGTCGGCCTTGATCCCGAGCGTGCCCTCCGGGGCGCCGGACGGGTCGAGGTCGAACGCCGCCACCCGCGCACCGCGGGTCGTCAGTTCGCGGGCGGTGGCCGCTCCGATGCCGGAGCCGCCGCCGGTGACGATCGCGACCAGACCACTGAATTCGCTCATCGGCCCGCCTCGTAAGCCTGGTACTCCTGGCGCTGGCGGCCGAGGCCGTCGATCTCGACCTCGACGACATCACCGGGCCGCAGGTACGGGAAGCGGCC from Kribbella jejuensis includes these protein-coding regions:
- a CDS encoding enoyl-CoA hydratase/isomerase family protein, with product MSDEVLFERREHVAIITLNRPAKLNAVTAEMSDTLVELARECNESDDVRAVVLTGTGRAFSAGSDIRELDKYPTPWAFRNRADYCDSLKVLRKPVVAAVNGFALGGGLETALICDIRIASTAASFAAAEVKLGWIGGGGMSALLTHNIGPGNAALMLMTGDPIDAQRALSWGLVSEVVEPEALLPSALKLATTIASRAPIGVETAKANVAAALNMPLEQAVAYERDVQTICFATQDATEGRAAFAEKREPRFSRA
- a CDS encoding FadR/GntR family transcriptional regulator, with the translated sequence MALTDVAIEKIKSMILDGRLKPGDKLPREADLAEQLGISRSPLREAVSVLSMLRILDVRRGDGTYVTSLTPDLLLETMSFIIDFHQDSSILDLFEVRRALEPMAAEKAALLMSSEDAAELLELLETVGPDSSIAELVANDLEFHHRIAAAANNKVLCSFVDSVAGRTHQARSWRAVTQENAFDQTQREHRAIALAIRDRQPSIAAALSLSHVAGVENWIRRNLVP
- a CDS encoding SDR family NAD(P)-dependent oxidoreductase, producing the protein MSEFSGLVAIVTGGGSGIGAATARELTTRGARVAAFDLDPSGAPEGTLGIKADVTDDESVRTAVGQVVEAFGRIDVVVNNAGIGAQGTVEDNPDDQWHKVFDVNVMGAVRVSRATLPYLRESPAAAIVNVASVAATTGIPQRALYSTTKGAVQSLTLAMAADHLREGIRVNCVNPGTAATPWVQRLLDAAPDPEAERAALDARQPHGRLVSAEEVALAIVYLAGPSSGSTAGTALAVDGGMATLRLRPKD
- a CDS encoding carbohydrate ABC transporter substrate-binding protein encodes the protein MASYLGLTWDHPRGRDPLIAAAKAGGIDLSWDVQPLSGFESTPIAALAEQYDLIVIDHPHLGDAMPYLRPVDELLSGEFVGPSVASYRMDGRLWALPLDAATQVAATRVDLAGRPPQLWSEVIALSHVAPVTLSLAGPHALLTYLSICVALGEEPDVFTPTATGRRALDVMTDLTSRAPRHCVELDPIGLLDEMVSDDTVAHCPLVYGYVNYASVTLDRRVTFTDAPSEWLGSRPGSTIGGTGLAITNRCDVTPDLRAHLQWLLSATAQESFIPSHSGQPAGLSAWRSDQVNRPVADFYRNTLATISSAWVRPRRPGYIGFQSAASAVIRDVVHGVVSASAGLDRVAALWKGIAS